A stretch of the Papaver somniferum cultivar HN1 chromosome 6, ASM357369v1, whole genome shotgun sequence genome encodes the following:
- the LOC113288047 gene encoding uncharacterized protein LOC113288047 yields MFHFMNFEIGITPLDLYFICGIPSGVEDLISFNQNEWVSDDKWKTLLPSFLESQVREDHKDLKENGIHCSTLKRFLLYNKNSTNTTDYPELDRVFILWLMGQTFFPNSTNVSHIGWLKALEDLEKAPHYDWGFEILGEMYRGIGQASIGIPNFTGFWGILEYWWYTYFCVRKPILKDNTVDFQLWTCTTRETGQRTLVATTRFPVFSRGINR; encoded by the exons ATGTTCCATTttatgaattttgaaattg GAATTACGCCTCTTGATTTGTATTTTATTTGTGGAATTCCAAGTGGAGTGGAAGACCTTATATCCTTCAACCAAAACGAATGGGTGTCGGATGATAAATGGAAGACGCTTCTCCCCTCGTTTTTAGAATCACAAGTACGTGAAGATCATAAAGATTTGAAAGAAAATGGAATACATTGTTCAACGTTGAAGCGTTTCCTTCTCTACAATAAAAACTCAACAAATACAACTGACTATCCTGAACTCGACAGGGTGTTTATTTTATGGTTAATGGGTCAGAcgttctttccaaactcaactaaCGTTTCTCATATTGGTTGGCTTAaagcgttagaagatcttgaAAAAGCACCACATTATGATTGGGGGTTTGAAATTTTAGGAGAAATGTACCGTGGGATTGGTCAAGCGTCCATAGGTATACCtaacttcactggtttctgggGCATCTTAGAG tattggtggtatacgtACTTCTGTGTTCGTAAACCAATTCTTAAAGACAATACCGTAGACTTCCAATTATGGACATGTACTACACGAGAAACCGGGCAAAGGACACTGGTAGCGACGACTCGGTTTCCAGTTTTTTCCAGAGGTATCAACAGATGA
- the LOC113288049 gene encoding probable tyrosine-protein phosphatase DSP4, with amino-acid sequence MKLPKSVVTEEVQELVMVAPDLKISSLLKVVPAEGSNDNGEGGGGGELFVPPLNFAMVDNGIFRSGFPDTSNFPFLQTLGLRSIIYLCPEPYPEANMEFLKSNRIHLFQFGIEGCKEPFVNIPEDTIREALKVLVDVKNHPVLIHCKRGKHRTGCLVGCFRKLQRWCLSSVFDEYQRFAAAKARVSDQRFMEKFDVSNLKHLSTSFSCSNR; translated from the exons ATGAAACTACCCAAAAGCGTAGTCACAGAGGAGGTACAGGAATTGGTGATGGTGGCACCAGATTTGAAGATTTCAAGTTTACTGAAAGTAGTACCAGCAGAAGGTAGTAACGATAATGGTGAGGGAGGAGGAGGAGGGGAATTATTTGTACCTCCTTTGAACTTTGCTATGGTTGATAATGGCATTTTTAGGTCTGGTTTTCCTGATACCTCTAATTTTCCCTTCTTGCAAACTCTTGGACTTCGCTCTATCAT ATATCTTTGTCCGGAACCATATCCAGAAGCGAATATGGAATTTCTCAAATCTAACAGGATTCACCTTTTCCAGTTTGGAATTGAAGGCTGTAAG GAGCCCTTTGTCAACATCCCTGAAGATACAATTCGCGAGGCGCTCAAAGTTCTTGTTG ATGTTAAGAATCATCCAGTTCTAATTCACTGCAAACGAGGAAAG CATCGAACAGGTTGCCTAGTTGGATGCTTTCGGAAACTGCAGAGATGGTGTCTGTCTTCAGTGTTTGATGAGTACCAGCGTTTTGCCGCCGCAAAAGCTAGAGTATCAGATCAGAGGTTCATGGAGAAGTTTGACGTATCCAACTTGAAGCACTTGTCAACTTCCTTCTCCTGTTCAAATAGGTAA
- the LOC113288046 gene encoding E3 ubiquitin-protein ligase COP1-like, with protein sequence MGGGSMGALVPSVKSEGKSEAVGASSEAVGAASTAMVEVGKQNEEVEEEGGRGRGGGEMDKDLLCPICMQIIKDAFLTACGHSFCYMCIITHLNNKNDCPCCGHYLTNNQLFPNFLLNKLLKKTTARQIGKNASPLEHLRQSLQHGYEVSVKELDSLLSLLSEKKRRMEQEEAETNMKVLLDFLHCLRKQKVEELTELQTDIQYIKEDINLVERQRMDLYRTRERYSVKMRMHMDDHAAAKARPLSIDKQSSGLVSSGRTTQSGLGFGSLVNRKADPKPQESSQGYQKKEAMGGSDPPSVSHSGLAMARKRRIHAQFNDLQECYLQKRRQWVSQTRNQQERSIYTSKREGYHAALEDFQSVLTTFTRYSRLRVIAELRHGDLFHSANIVSSIEFDRDDELFATAGVSRRIKVFEFASVVNEPADVHCPVVEMSTRSKLSCLSWNKFTKNHIASSDYEGIVTVWDVNTRQSVMEYEEHEKRAWSVDFSRTEPSMLVSGSDDCKVKVWCTNQEASVLNIDMKANICCVKYNPGSSYHVAVGSADHQIHYYDLRNVSAPLHVFSGHRKAVSYVKFLSNNELASASTDSTLRLWDVKENVPVRTFRGHTNEKNFVGLTVNSEYIACGSETNEVFVYHKAISKPAAGYKFGSSELDDTDDDAGSYFISAVCWKSDSPTMLTANSQGTIKVLVLAA encoded by the exons ATGGGCGGGGGATCAATGGGGGCACTAGTACCATCTGTGAAAAGTGAAGGTAAATCAGAAGCAGTTGGAGCTTCATCAGAAGCTGTAGGTGCTGCTTCAACAGCTATGGTTGAAGTGGGGAAACAAaatgaagaagtagaagaagaaggtgggagaggaagaggaggaggagaaatGGATAAAGATTTGTTATGCCCAATATGCATGCAGATAATTAAAGATGCATTTCTCACAGCTTGTGGACATAGTTTTTGTTATATGTGTATCATTACTCATCTTAATAACAAAAATGATTGTCCTTGTTGTGGTCATTACTTAACCAATAATCAACTCTTCCCCAATTTTCTTCTCAATAAG CTTTTGAAGAAAACCACTGCTCGCCAAATAGGAAAAAATGCATCTCCACTAGAGCACCTTCGACAGTCATTGCAACAT GGTTACGAGGTTTCAGTGAAGGAGCTAGATAGCCTATTATCACTCCTTTcagagaaaaagagaagaatgGAACAAGAGGAAGCTGAAACAAATATGAAGGTTCTGCTTGACTTCTTGCACTGCTTAAGGAAGCAAAAGGTCGAAGAATTAACTGAG TTACAAACTGATATTCAGTACATTAAAGAGGACATAAATTTAGTCGAGAGACAGAGAATGGACTTATACCGAACAAGGGAGAGATACTCGGTAAAAATGCGGATGCATATGGATGATCATGCTGCAGCAAAAGCGCGACCATTGTCGATTGATAAGCAAAGTAGTGGGCTTGTTTCCAGTGGTCGTACAACTCAATCAGGATTAGGGTTTGGCAGTTTGGTAAATAGGAAAGCTGACCCAAAGCCTCAAGAGAGCTCCCAAGGTTACCAAAAAAAGGAGGCAATGGGCGGATCAGATCCACCAAGCGTTTCTCATTCTGGCTTGGCTATGGCAAGAAAGAGGCGAATCCATGCTCAG TTTAACGATTTACAAGAATGTTACTTACAAAAAAGGAGGCAATGGGTCAGTCAAACTCGTAACCAGCAAGAGAGGAGCATATATACATCAAAAAGGGAAGGTTACCATGCCGCCCTTGAGGACTTTCAGTCTGTTCTGACTACCTTTACACGATACAG TCGTTTGAGGGTAATTGCGGAGCTTAGGCATGGAGATTTATTCCACTCGGCTAATATTGTATCAAG TATAGAATTTGATCGGGATGATGAGTTGTTTGCAACTGCCGGAGTTTCTCGACGCATCAAAGTTTTTGAATTTGCTTCG GTAGTTAATGAACCTGCAGATGTGCACTGCCCAGTTGTGGAAATGTCTACCAGATCCAAACTAAGTTGCCTGAGCTGGAACAAATTCACTAAAAACCACATAGCAAGTAGCGATTACGAAGGAATAGTTACTGTTTGGGATGTAAATACTCGTCAG AGTGTAATGGAATACGAGGAACACGAAAAACGAGCATGGAGTGTTGATTTTTCGCGTACAGAGCCTTCAATGCTTGTGTCTGGTAGTGATGATTGCAAG GTTAAAGTTTGGTGTACCAACCAAGAAGCTAGTGTACTGAATATCGACATGAAAGCTAATATTTGTTGCGTCAAATATAATCCTGGTTCAAGCTACCATGTGGCG GTTGGTTCAGCTGATCATCAAATTCATTATTATGACTTGAGAAATGTCAGTGCCCCACTACATGTTTTCAGTGGCCATAGAAAAGCTGTTTCTTATGTAAAATTCTTGTCTAACAACGAACTGGCGTCAGCATCTACTGACAGTACATTACGATTGTGGGATGTAAAGGAAAATGTGCCG GTGCGTACATTTAGAGGCCACACTAATGAGAAGAACTTCGTGGGTCTAACAGTAAATAGTGAATATATAGCTTGTGGAAGTGAAACGAATGAAGTTTTTGTTTATCACAAG GCTATCTCAAAACCTGCCGCCGGGTATAAGTTTGGTTCATCTGAATTAGATGATACCGATGATGATGCAGGGTCTTACTTCATAAGTGCTGTTTGTTGGAAGAGCGACAGTCCAACAATGTTAACTGCCAATAGTCAAGGAACTATCAAAGTGCTAGTTCTTGCTGCTTAA